One region of Sulfuriroseicoccus oceanibius genomic DNA includes:
- a CDS encoding PEP-CTERM sorting domain-containing protein → MKTITHIALTLSASIATASAATILSTGDLNNPTGSDRGNWHYQSASLNDSGFTTSGDALTESVALQSVSFIRYSGGGATTGDIHLALLTSPTDLTSVVASSVNTIDVTNTATNAIMTWNFSGETISSSTEYFYAFYSDTSGDGTIGTGDTDADARIWNIAPAPLSGTLRNAPSGGISTTGSSAYMEINVTAVPEPSSTALLSLGALTAILRRRK, encoded by the coding sequence ATGAAAACAATCACACACATCGCACTAACGCTCTCCGCATCCATTGCCACCGCCTCCGCAGCGACCATCCTCTCAACCGGAGATCTAAACAACCCAACCGGATCCGACCGCGGCAACTGGCACTACCAAAGCGCGTCTCTCAACGACAGCGGCTTCACCACCAGCGGCGACGCCCTCACCGAATCGGTCGCATTGCAAAGCGTCTCGTTTATCCGCTACTCAGGCGGCGGCGCAACCACAGGCGACATCCACCTCGCCCTCCTCACAAGCCCCACCGACCTGACATCGGTCGTCGCTTCCTCGGTCAACACAATCGACGTCACCAACACAGCTACCAACGCAATCATGACGTGGAACTTCAGCGGAGAAACCATCTCAAGCTCCACCGAATACTTCTACGCTTTCTATTCCGACACCTCGGGAGACGGAACCATCGGCACAGGTGATACCGACGCCGATGCCCGCATCTGGAACATCGCCCCAGCCCCCCTCAGTGGAACGCTCCGCAACGCACCATCCGGCGGCATCTCCACCACAGGATCATCCGCCTACATGGAAATCAACGTCACTGCCGTGCCCGAGCCGTCATCAACAGCACTCCTCAGCCTGGGCGCTCTGACAGCCATCCTCCGCCGCCGCAAATAA